From uncultured Bacteroides sp.:
TCTTGACGAACTGAAAGATATTTTTCAGGGAATCAATCTGATAAAAGACCTTTCTACAAAAACAGCCGATACAATTGTTAGTTACGGCGAAAGATTGTCTTCCATTATAGTAGCTGCATTGATTGACGGCGCAAAATGGTATGACTCACGAAAGTTTATCAAGACCGAATTCAAACATGGCAAGCACAATCTGGATAAGGAACTTACAAACGAACTGATAAAGGAAATTTTTAAAGAGATTCCTCGTATCTCTCTGATGGGAGGTTTCATCTCTTCTGATAAAATAAGCGGTGATGTTACGAATCTGGGCAGAGGAGGCTCGGATTATACAGCTGCGATTCTTGCTGCAGCTCTGGATGCTTCCGTTCTGGAAATATGGACAGATGTTGATGGCTTTATGACTGCTGATCCAAGAGTAATCAGTGCGGCTTATCCTATCAATGAGCTAAGTTATGTGGAGGCGATGGAGTTGTGCAACTTCGGTGCAAAGGTGGTTTATCCTCCAACAATCTATCCTGTATGCCACAAAAATATACCAATTATTATAAAGAATACATTTAATCCTACAGCTCCGGGTACAAGAATTATTCAGGATAAATCAGTATCGGGAGGTAAAGCAATTAAAGGTATTTCTTCTATTAACGATACCAGCCTCATTACTGTAACAGGTTTAGGTATGGTAGGAGTTATCGGAGTAAACTACAGAATATTCAAAGCCTTGGCAAAAGGTGGCATCAGTGTGTTCATGGTTTCTCAGGCATCTTCAGAGAACAACACTTCCATTGGTGTGAGAACAGCTGATTCCGAACTGGCCTGCGAGGTACTTAATGAAGAGTTTGCCAAGGAGATAGACATGGGCGAGATTAGCTGCATAACAGCTGAGAATGGTTTGGCAACGGTGGCTGTTGTAGGAGAAAATATGAAACATACTCCGGGCATTGCAGGTAAGCTTTTCGGAACTTTGGGACGCAACGGCATTAATGTGATTGCTTGTGCACAGGGAGCTTCTGAAACAAACATCTCGTTTGTGATTGATGCCAAATCTCTCCGTAAGACATTAAACGTAATTCACGACTCCTTTTTCCTATCTGAATACCAGGTACTGAATCTTTTTATCTGCGGTATCGGAACTGTAGGAGGAAGTCTTATTGAACAGATTCGTTGCCAGCAGCAAAATCTGGTGCAGCAGAACGGATTGAAGCTTAATGTTGTGGGTATATCCAACAGTTCTCGCGCACTTTTCTGCCGTGAAGGGATTGACCTTTCCAATTTCAGGGAAGAACTCAAGGAAAAAGGCATTCCAAACACACCGGAAGTTTATCGGAATGAAGTGATAGGGATGAACATATTCAACTCGGTTTTTGTGGATTGTACCGCAAATGCAAATGTTGCTTCAATTTATAAAGAACTGCTTTCTCACAATATTTCTGTGGTAGCAGCCAATAAAATAGCTGCATCTTCTAAATACGAAGATTATTTCGAACTTAAACAGATTGCCCGTCACCGTGGAGTGAAATTTCTGTTTGAA
This genomic window contains:
- the thrA gene encoding bifunctional aspartate kinase/homoserine dehydrogenase I, whose product is MKVMKFGGTSVGSVNSILNVKKIVEASEEPVIVVVSALGGITDQLINTSKIAASGASYDKEFREIVMRHVNMVKDVIPAGERQVTVQKQVRALLDELKDIFQGINLIKDLSTKTADTIVSYGERLSSIIVAALIDGAKWYDSRKFIKTEFKHGKHNLDKELTNELIKEIFKEIPRISLMGGFISSDKISGDVTNLGRGGSDYTAAILAAALDASVLEIWTDVDGFMTADPRVISAAYPINELSYVEAMELCNFGAKVVYPPTIYPVCHKNIPIIIKNTFNPTAPGTRIIQDKSVSGGKAIKGISSINDTSLITVTGLGMVGVIGVNYRIFKALAKGGISVFMVSQASSENNTSIGVRTADSELACEVLNEEFAKEIDMGEISCITAENGLATVAVVGENMKHTPGIAGKLFGTLGRNGINVIACAQGASETNISFVIDAKSLRKTLNVIHDSFFLSEYQVLNLFICGIGTVGGSLIEQIRCQQQNLVQQNGLKLNVVGISNSSRALFCREGIDLSNFREELKEKGIPNTPEVYRNEVIGMNIFNSVFVDCTANANVASIYKELLSHNISVVAANKIAASSKYEDYFELKQIARHRGVKFLFETNVGAGLPIINTINDLINSGDKILKIEAVLSGTLNYIFNKISADIPFSSTIRMAQEERYSEPDPRIDLSGKDVIRKLVILAREAGYKIEQEDVEKDLFIPDEFFKGSLEEFWEKVPSLDADFEARRKVLESEKKHWRFVARFEEGKASVGLQEVDSHHPFYGLEGSNNIILLTTERYREYPMMIQGYGAGAGVTAAGVFADIMSIANIR